Proteins encoded together in one Miscanthus floridulus cultivar M001 chromosome 16, ASM1932011v1, whole genome shotgun sequence window:
- the LOC136513858 gene encoding protein GRAVITROPIC IN THE LIGHT 1-like has product METMAAGPAPQQRPGSIARRLARLLRRKSSPAAGAGMAYSVAGDDEFDDSLDSSINSLSKLKLSGNLAAAYTLDAFFENATEKKGPAAAPPQTQPTPSPAPAPVPALAQDAYAAKHAFVATLFARASAVKAAYAQLQLAQHPYDADSIQAADAGLVAELTKLSSLKRRYARDPAAAAARSSAAALALAAHADEQRHLLRTYEITAHKLEAELRARDAEAERARAALADELRAARGLEERARTLAALDDLHLSGLNATHFLTALRHAVKSVRAFASAMLDAMRAAGWDPAAAAAAAAAVHPGARLRDPAGDARFALESYVALKMFAGFHRKDLGLSSLHRRGSSHDQRRFFEEFAEAKSAAAAELLVQDNDASGDAGRWGALREFLRDRYASVVHERMEAAFFGRASSASAAHQRAAWLGEFAEMARRVWLLHCLFWAFDGAASVFQARPGDRFSEVFMESVSDADGGGGPAPAPSGHVAVGFTLVPGFKLERTVIQCRVYLSHPEHRP; this is encoded by the coding sequence ATGGAGACGATGGCAGCGGGTCCCGCACCGCAGCAGAGGCCGGGGAGCATCGCGCGGAGGCTGGCCAGGCTGCTCCGCCGCAAGAGCTCcccggcggcgggggcggggatGGCGTACTCCGTCGCCGGGGACGACGAGTTTGACGACTCGCTCGACAGCTCCATCAACTCGCTCAGCAAGCTCAAGCTGTCCGGCAACCTGGCTGCTGCCTACACGCTGGACGCCTTCTTCGAGAATGCCACGGAGAAGaaggggccggcggcggcgccgccacaGACGCAGCCTACCCCGTCGCCTGCGCCTGCGCCGGTGCCGGCGCTGGCGCAGGACGCGTACGCCGCGAAGCACGCGTTCGTGGCGACGCTGTTCGCGAGGGCGTCCGCGGTGAAGGCGGCGTACGCGCAGCTGCAGCTGGCGCAGCACCCGTACGACGCCGACTCCATCCAGGCGGCCGACGCCGGCCTGGTGGCGGAGCTCACCAAGCTGTCGAGCCTCAAGCGGCGGTACGCCAGGGACCCGGCTGCCGCGGCGGCCAGGAGCTCCGCCGCCGCGCTCGCCCTCGCGGCGCACGCCGACGAGCAGCGGCACCTGCTGCGGACCTACGAGATCACGGCGCACAAGCTGGAGGCGGAGCTCCGTGCgcgggacgccgaggccgagcGCGCGCGCGCCGCGCTGGCCGACGAGCTCCGCGCCGCGCGGGGCCTGGAGGAGCGCGCCCGCACCCTGGCGGCGCTGGACGACCTCCACCTCTCCGGCCTCAACGCTACCCACTTCCTCACCGCACTGCGGCACGCCGTCAAGTCCGTCCGTGCCTTCGCCAGCGCAATGCTCGATGCGATGCGGGCGGCCGGCTGGgatcccgcggcggcggcggctgccgccgccgccgtgcaccCGGGCGCCAGGCTGCGAGACCCGGCGGGCGACGCCAGGTTCGCGCTCGAGTCCTACGTGGCGCTCAAGATGTTCGCGGGCTTCCACCGCAAGGACCTGGGCCTGAGCTCCCTCCACCGGCGGGGCTCCTCCCACGACCAGCGCCGCTTCTTCGAGGAGTTCGCGGAGGCCAAGTCCGCGGCCGCGGCGGAGTTATTAGTCCAGGACAACGACGCGAGCGGCGACGCAGGGCGGTGGGGCGCGCTCCGCGAATTCCTCCGGGACAGGTACGCGTCCGTGGTGCACGAGCGGATGGAGGCTGCCTTCTTCGGGCGCGCGTCGTCGGCATCGGCGGCGCACCAGCGCGCCGCGTGGCTCGGCGAGTTCGCGGAGATGGCGCGGCGCGTGTGGCTGCTGCACTGCCTGTTCTGGGCGTTCGACGGCGCCGCGTCCGTGTTCCAGGCGCGCCCCGGGGACCGGTTCTCGGAGGTGTTCATGGAGAGCGTCAGCGACGCGGACGGCGGTGGCGGGCCGGCGCCAGCACCGAGCGGGCACGTCGCCGTCGGGTTCACCTTGGTGCCTGGGTTCAAGCTCGAGCGGACGGTGATACAATGCCGGGTCTACCTTTCCCACCCGGAGCACCGGCCCTGA